From one Geoalkalibacter halelectricus genomic stretch:
- a CDS encoding O-acetyl-ADP-ribose deacetylase encodes MSNSAIEVVQGDITKLRVDAIVNAANTSLLGGGGVDGAIHRAAGPQLLEECKTLNGCPTGQAKITQGYELPARHVIHTVGPVWHGGGQGEDELLAGCYRNSLRLAQEHGLESIAFPSISTGAYRFPLERACGIAVAEVKRFLDAQETVKKVFFVCFSAGDAEVYRKILAEEQ; translated from the coding sequence ATGTCAAATTCAGCTATCGAAGTGGTGCAGGGCGACATCACGAAACTGCGGGTCGATGCCATCGTTAATGCCGCTAATACCTCGCTGCTCGGCGGCGGCGGGGTGGACGGCGCCATCCACCGCGCCGCCGGGCCGCAGCTTCTGGAGGAATGCAAAACCCTCAACGGTTGCCCAACCGGTCAGGCGAAGATCACCCAGGGTTACGAGCTGCCGGCGCGTCACGTGATCCACACCGTGGGGCCGGTGTGGCACGGCGGCGGGCAGGGCGAGGACGAACTCCTCGCCGGCTGCTACCGCAACAGCCTGCGTCTGGCGCAGGAACACGGCCTTGAATCCATCGCCTTTCCCTCCATCAGCACCGGTGCCTACCGCTTTCCTTTGGAGCGCGCCTGCGGCATCGCCGTCGCTGAGGTGAAAAGGTTTCTCGACGCTCAGGAGACGGTGAAAAAGGTCTTCTTTGTGTGTTTTTCGGCAGGAGATGCCGAGGTGTATCGCAAGATTCTGGCCGAGGAGCAGTGA
- a CDS encoding energy transducer TonB, which yields MKLSRHRILIFLALSVLLHGLALLWEPAQDCLPAPASSGMQVVRIEMMRVPAVPAEVLQPAPVDKPSPPPEPQRAPAPAVPAPPAPEAPAKKTARLVPEAAPQPQAQPTPSAPPAATMTASLPPDEPHGMAPLNKSTQPQDAPSPSSVPAPALTSPAKEALRDNARVDALRQAYLLSLPPLIRPHQRYPLPALRAGREGTVIVRFVLERDGRLRESAILESSGDRLLDQAAAAAIERVGHFPAFPTELPEESLPIELPVRFDRSLR from the coding sequence GTGAAGCTTTCCCGTCATCGCATCCTTATTTTTCTGGCGCTGTCCGTGTTGCTGCACGGTCTGGCTCTGCTGTGGGAGCCGGCTCAGGATTGTCTCCCCGCGCCGGCTTCTTCCGGGATGCAGGTGGTTCGCATTGAAATGATGAGGGTGCCCGCGGTGCCCGCCGAAGTGCTTCAGCCGGCGCCTGTCGACAAGCCGTCGCCACCTCCCGAACCCCAGCGCGCTCCCGCGCCTGCGGTGCCTGCTCCCCCCGCTCCCGAGGCGCCTGCCAAAAAAACGGCAAGGCTTGTTCCTGAAGCCGCCCCGCAGCCTCAAGCCCAGCCCACTCCCAGCGCACCGCCTGCGGCAACCATGACGGCATCCTTGCCTCCGGATGAACCTCACGGCATGGCACCCCTCAATAAGTCGACGCAGCCCCAAGATGCGCCTTCCCCATCCTCAGTGCCGGCTCCGGCATTGACTTCCCCGGCCAAAGAGGCGCTACGTGACAATGCACGCGTGGATGCCCTGCGCCAGGCCTATCTTCTCTCCCTCCCCCCCCTGATTCGTCCCCACCAGCGCTACCCCCTGCCCGCGTTGCGCGCCGGGCGCGAGGGTACCGTGATCGTGCGGTTCGTGCTGGAGCGCGACGGGCGATTGCGCGAGAGCGCCATTCTGGAGAGTTCCGGTGACCGGCTGCTCGACCAGGCGGCGGCCGCGGCCATCGAACGCGTGGGGCATTTTCCCGCCTTCCCCACCGAGCTTCCCGAGGAAAGCCTGCCGATTGAATTGCCGGTGCGCTTTGACCGCTCGCTGCGCTGA
- a CDS encoding NADH-quinone oxidoreductase subunit N, with amino-acid sequence MKTMLFLPELLLITLALLCFFASLGRPRAGFLQAMVMVFATLALIASAATFNQAGLLFYDAYQVDSLSQLFKMILCAGLVLVAWAGPGLRGIEQRLRPEYYFFVTLSTLGLVFLASAVELVTIFLALEISSFALFVAIPFRQPQNSREQFEAGIKYVLFGAAASGLTLFGMSYIFGLSGTTHLAQLAPVLPELVASQPLAVLGMVLLLSGFFYKLALFPMHFWTPDVYQGAANETAGFVATLPKLGAVILLLRLVSLAGVDMTQLTWALGILAVVSMTVGNFAALVQNDIKRLLAYSSVAHAGYLMLGILAGNPLGQAGAIYYALGYLLMNLACFFVLYHLSSDSRNLSLDDLKGLYRRSPLLAFTLAAGAFSLAGIPPTIGFTGKFVVFTAAFQQGFHGLVVLGLINAAISIFFYLKMVRAAYLSTEDGGEAVPLGVGTRMLGYVLILAIILLGVLPQGFLALAKTAVAQLPL; translated from the coding sequence ATGAAAACCATGCTTTTTCTGCCCGAACTGCTGCTGATCACCCTGGCCCTGCTGTGCTTCTTTGCCTCCCTGGGGCGGCCGCGCGCCGGGTTCCTCCAGGCCATGGTCATGGTGTTTGCGACCCTGGCGCTGATCGCCTCGGCGGCCACCTTCAACCAGGCGGGTCTGCTGTTCTACGACGCCTATCAGGTCGACTCGCTCTCGCAGTTGTTCAAGATGATTTTGTGCGCGGGACTGGTGCTGGTGGCCTGGGCGGGTCCGGGTCTGCGCGGCATCGAGCAGCGCCTGCGCCCCGAATACTACTTCTTTGTCACCCTCAGCACCCTGGGACTGGTTTTTCTCGCCAGCGCGGTGGAGTTGGTGACCATCTTTCTCGCCCTGGAGATTTCCTCCTTCGCCCTGTTCGTCGCCATTCCCTTCCGCCAGCCGCAAAACAGCCGCGAACAGTTCGAGGCGGGCATCAAGTACGTGCTGTTCGGCGCCGCGGCCTCGGGGCTCACCCTGTTCGGCATGAGCTACATTTTCGGGTTGAGCGGCACCACCCACCTGGCGCAGTTGGCGCCGGTGCTGCCCGAACTGGTGGCTTCCCAGCCCCTGGCGGTGCTGGGCATGGTGCTGCTGCTCAGCGGCTTTTTCTACAAGCTGGCCTTGTTCCCCATGCACTTCTGGACACCCGATGTCTATCAGGGCGCGGCCAATGAGACGGCCGGGTTCGTCGCCACCCTGCCCAAGCTCGGCGCGGTCATTCTGTTGCTGCGCCTGGTGAGCCTGGCCGGGGTGGACATGACGCAGCTCACCTGGGCGCTGGGGATTCTGGCGGTGGTGTCCATGACCGTGGGCAATTTCGCCGCCCTGGTGCAAAATGACATCAAGCGCCTGCTGGCCTACTCCAGCGTCGCCCACGCCGGTTATCTGATGCTCGGCATTCTCGCCGGCAACCCCCTCGGCCAGGCCGGCGCCATTTATTACGCGCTGGGCTATCTGCTCATGAACCTGGCCTGCTTCTTCGTGCTCTATCACCTCAGCAGCGACAGCCGCAATCTCTCCCTCGACGATCTCAAGGGTCTCTATCGCCGCTCGCCGCTGCTGGCCTTCACCCTGGCCGCCGGGGCCTTCAGCCTGGCCGGCATCCCACCCACCATCGGCTTTACCGGCAAATTCGTGGTCTTTACCGCCGCCTTCCAGCAGGGCTTCCACGGCCTGGTGGTGCTGGGCCTGATCAACGCCGCCATCTCCATCTTCTTCTATCTCAAGATGGTGCGCGCCGCCTACCTGAGCACCGAGGACGGCGGCGAAGCCGTGCCCCTGGGTGTGGGCACCCGGATGCTGGGCTACGTGCTGATCCTCGCCATCATCCTGCTCGGCGTGTTGCCGCAGGGCTTTTTGGCCCTGGCCAAGACGGCGGTGGCGCAGCTTCCTCTGTAA
- a CDS encoding complex I subunit 4 family protein has product MEQYLIFNDLSYPIISVLLLLPLIGALLTLLFKSDRALLLWGFAVTLVTALASLPLYTHFDASTAQYQFVELRTWLPALGLDYVVGVDGISMLLVMLTTFIMPLCVLCSWSYIKERMKEFIFVLLVIETAMIGVFVSLNTLLFFLFWEAMLIPMYLVIAIWGGPRKDYASLKYFLYTFAGSIFFLASIIALYVQTGTFFIPELMGQPFDFAFQAWIFLGCTLAFAVKVPMFPLHTWLPAAHVEAPTAGSVILASIMLKLGGYGFLRFCLPMAPEATLYFMPWLIALSLISIVVGGYLALGQTDIKKLIAYSSVGHMGFVTLGIFLLNDQGIKGAMLQMINHGITTGALFILIGIIYERTHSREISVNSALGAMMPIFVLFLGIFSLSSFGFPGTNSFVSEFLVLLAAFSKYPLVGALAVVGAILAAAYMLRLLQRMVWADSDGHDHHDEDEGEGKHHVLRDLNLREIGTLSFLVIFVFWIGFYPAPLLDVMDASVAHLIEQVEAGAGPETLHVMTELSDKVGALFTSSAPSAANF; this is encoded by the coding sequence GTGGAACAGTATCTGATCTTCAATGACCTGAGCTACCCCATCATCTCGGTGCTGCTGCTGCTGCCGCTGATCGGCGCCCTGCTGACGCTGCTGTTCAAGAGCGATCGGGCCTTGCTGCTCTGGGGTTTCGCGGTGACGCTGGTGACGGCGCTGGCCTCCCTGCCGCTCTACACGCACTTCGACGCGTCGACCGCCCAGTATCAGTTCGTCGAGCTGCGCACCTGGCTGCCGGCCCTGGGGCTGGATTACGTGGTCGGGGTCGACGGCATCAGCATGCTGCTGGTGATGCTCACCACCTTCATCATGCCCCTGTGCGTGCTGTGCTCGTGGAGCTACATCAAGGAGCGCATGAAGGAATTCATCTTCGTGCTGCTGGTCATCGAGACGGCCATGATCGGGGTGTTCGTGAGTCTCAACACCCTGCTGTTTTTCCTGTTCTGGGAGGCGATGCTGATCCCCATGTACCTGGTGATCGCGATCTGGGGCGGGCCGCGCAAGGATTACGCCTCCCTAAAGTATTTCCTCTACACCTTTGCCGGCAGTATTTTCTTTCTCGCCTCCATCATCGCTCTCTATGTGCAGACCGGCACCTTTTTCATCCCCGAGTTGATGGGGCAGCCCTTTGATTTTGCCTTCCAGGCGTGGATTTTCCTCGGCTGCACCCTGGCTTTCGCCGTCAAGGTGCCCATGTTCCCCCTGCACACCTGGCTGCCCGCCGCCCACGTCGAGGCGCCCACCGCCGGCAGCGTGATCCTGGCCAGCATCATGCTCAAGCTGGGCGGCTACGGATTTCTGCGCTTCTGCCTGCCCATGGCGCCCGAGGCGACTCTGTACTTCATGCCCTGGCTCATCGCCCTGTCGCTGATCTCCATCGTCGTCGGCGGCTATCTGGCCCTCGGGCAGACCGATATCAAAAAGCTCATCGCCTATTCGAGCGTCGGCCACATGGGCTTCGTCACCCTGGGGATCTTCCTGCTCAACGACCAGGGCATCAAGGGCGCCATGCTGCAGATGATCAACCACGGCATCACCACCGGCGCCCTGTTTATCCTCATCGGCATCATCTACGAGCGCACCCACAGCCGCGAGATCAGCGTCAACTCGGCCCTGGGCGCCATGATGCCGATCTTCGTCCTGTTCCTGGGGATTTTCAGCCTCTCGTCCTTCGGCTTCCCCGGCACCAACAGCTTCGTCAGTGAGTTCCTGGTCCTGCTCGCCGCCTTCTCCAAGTACCCCCTGGTCGGCGCCCTGGCGGTGGTCGGCGCGATCCTGGCGGCCGCCTATATGCTGCGCCTGTTGCAGCGCATGGTGTGGGCCGATTCGGATGGCCATGATCATCACGATGAGGACGAAGGGGAGGGCAAGCACCACGTCCTGCGCGATCTGAACCTGCGCGAGATCGGCACCCTGAGTTTTCTGGTGATCTTCGTGTTCTGGATCGGTTTCTACCCCGCGCCCCTGCTGGATGTCATGGATGCCAGCGTCGCTCACCTGATCGAGCAGGTGGAGGCCGGCGCGGGTCCGGAGACCCTGCACGTCATGACCGAGTTGAGCGACAAGGTGGGAGCGTTGTTCACCTCATCAGCGCCGTCCGCGGCCAACTTCTGA
- a CDS encoding Na(+)/H(+) antiporter subunit D, with translation MTASIFIHPASWFILGAVLMPFARRLGVQKVWLVLIPLIALGLIHFLPESFGNVSYLGFDLQFGRVDKLTFVFLHVFALMALMGSIFALQVKESGQHIAAYLYVAGSFGVTLAGDYLTLFIFWELMAFASTFLIWYRKKQRSIEAGYRYLLVHTFGGLVLLAGIFLLYHSGHDLSFGMFTQEGAGWPEYLVMIGFILNAAVPPIHAWLPDAYPEATVTGAVFMCAFTTKTAVYVLARAFPGFEVLAILGAVMALYGVAYAVIENDARRILAYHVVSQVGYMVCGVGIGTAMAINGTAAHAYAHIVYKALLFMGAGAVLEMTGRSKLSELGGLYKYMPWTMVFTVIGGIAISGFPLTSGFISKSMIVAAAGDNHQIILLVMLTLAGVGTFLSVGIKLPYFIWFGRDSGVQAKEAPWNMQLAMAMAAFICIFLGVFPGALYSMLPYPVEYAPYTAYHLSETFQIFGFTGLGFYLMVKYLKPHDVSNLDLDWFYRKGSLRFLRFAAGPVVAVNEWVSNVYRTIGTRFTMAAARAFSWFDREGIDWTIDGGARSLVDGGDRLRRLQTGRIQHYIGGAVVALLAVVLVVFLI, from the coding sequence ATGACCGCTAGCATCTTCATTCACCCGGCGAGCTGGTTCATCCTCGGCGCGGTGCTCATGCCCTTCGCCCGACGCCTCGGCGTGCAGAAGGTGTGGCTGGTGCTGATCCCGCTCATCGCCCTGGGTCTCATTCATTTTCTGCCGGAGAGCTTTGGCAACGTCTCCTATCTCGGCTTCGATCTACAGTTCGGGCGGGTCGATAAGCTGACCTTCGTGTTTCTGCACGTCTTCGCCCTGATGGCGCTCATGGGCAGTATCTTCGCCCTGCAGGTCAAGGAGAGCGGTCAGCACATCGCCGCCTATCTCTACGTGGCGGGCTCCTTCGGCGTGACCCTGGCGGGCGACTATCTGACCCTGTTCATCTTCTGGGAACTGATGGCCTTTGCCTCGACCTTCCTCATCTGGTACCGCAAGAAGCAGCGCTCCATCGAGGCCGGCTACCGCTATCTGCTGGTGCATACCTTCGGTGGCCTGGTGCTGCTGGCGGGGATTTTTCTGCTCTACCACAGCGGTCATGATCTGTCCTTCGGCATGTTCACCCAGGAAGGCGCGGGCTGGCCCGAGTACCTGGTGATGATCGGCTTCATCCTCAACGCCGCGGTGCCGCCCATTCACGCCTGGCTGCCCGATGCCTATCCCGAGGCGACGGTGACCGGCGCGGTGTTCATGTGCGCCTTCACCACCAAGACCGCCGTCTATGTGCTGGCACGCGCCTTTCCCGGCTTCGAGGTGCTGGCCATCCTCGGCGCGGTCATGGCCCTCTACGGCGTCGCCTACGCGGTCATCGAAAACGATGCACGACGCATCCTCGCCTATCACGTGGTCAGTCAGGTCGGTTACATGGTGTGCGGGGTGGGTATCGGCACCGCCATGGCCATCAACGGCACCGCCGCGCACGCCTACGCGCACATCGTCTACAAGGCGCTGCTGTTCATGGGCGCGGGCGCGGTGCTGGAGATGACCGGACGCTCCAAGCTGAGCGAGCTTGGCGGACTCTACAAGTACATGCCCTGGACCATGGTCTTTACGGTCATCGGCGGCATCGCCATTTCCGGCTTCCCCCTGACCAGCGGCTTCATCAGCAAATCCATGATCGTGGCGGCGGCGGGCGACAATCACCAGATCATTCTCCTGGTGATGCTCACCCTGGCCGGAGTCGGTACCTTTCTCTCCGTCGGCATCAAGCTGCCCTACTTCATCTGGTTCGGCCGCGATTCGGGGGTGCAGGCCAAGGAAGCGCCCTGGAACATGCAGCTGGCCATGGCCATGGCGGCCTTCATCTGTATTTTTCTCGGTGTGTTTCCCGGCGCGCTTTACAGCATGCTGCCCTATCCGGTGGAATACGCGCCCTATACCGCCTATCACCTCTCGGAGACCTTCCAGATCTTCGGCTTCACCGGGCTGGGCTTTTACCTGATGGTCAAATACCTCAAGCCCCATGATGTCTCCAATCTGGATCTCGACTGGTTCTACCGCAAGGGGTCGCTGCGCTTCCTGCGCTTTGCCGCCGGGCCGGTGGTAGCGGTCAACGAGTGGGTGAGCAACGTGTATCGCACCATCGGCACCCGCTTCACCATGGCGGCGGCGCGCGCCTTTTCCTGGTTTGACCGCGAGGGCATCGACTGGACCATCGACGGCGGCGCGCGCAGTCTGGTCGACGGCGGCGATCGCCTGCGCCGCCTGCAGACCGGGCGCATCCAGCATTACATCGGCGGGGCGGTGGTGGCCCTGCTGGCGGTGGTGCTGGTGGTGTTTCTGATTTAG
- a CDS encoding monovalent cation/H+ antiporter subunit D family protein: MEPIITSKILLATFIPMVTAALVMATGRSPNLRESCSFVGAVLTFVAVASLAPQILAGGSYAFNLITLYPGISVSFHLDPLGLVFAGTASFLWILASIYCIGYMRGLNEHAQTRFYVCYAVSVGAAMGAAFSSNLFTLYLFYEIVSIFTYPLVMHHQDKEGYAGARKYIIYLMFTSKAFLLPAMALVYVLTGTLDFNMAEIAGGIFPAEADRLLVIVAYLLCLFGFAKAGIMPLHNWLPDAMVAPTPVSALLHAVVVVKVGVFSICRVMLSAFGVDLLDVTGLGMFTAYFVSFTIVVASVIALTQTNLKARLAYSTVSQLSYIVLGVAMLAPHAITGGLLHIANHAFAKITLFFAAGAIYVASGKKDIEELGGLGWRMPVTMIAFGLASLSMIGAPPVSGFVSKWYLALGAMDVNSLVLLGVLLISSLLNAGYFVPIFHKAFFGKPRPGDEATGSLERQPLVLLMVVPLLITGLISVLIGIWPDLFLNTIKLMVGS, from the coding sequence ATGGAACCGATCATCACCTCCAAAATCCTGCTGGCCACCTTCATCCCCATGGTGACCGCGGCGCTGGTCATGGCCACGGGCCGCAGCCCCAATCTGCGCGAAAGCTGCTCCTTTGTCGGCGCGGTCCTGACCTTCGTGGCGGTGGCAAGCCTCGCCCCCCAGATCCTGGCCGGCGGCAGCTACGCCTTCAACCTGATCACCCTCTATCCCGGCATCAGCGTCAGCTTTCATCTTGATCCCCTGGGGCTGGTGTTTGCCGGCACCGCCTCCTTTTTGTGGATTCTGGCCTCCATCTACTGCATCGGCTACATGCGCGGGCTCAATGAGCACGCCCAGACCCGTTTCTACGTATGTTACGCGGTCTCGGTGGGCGCGGCCATGGGTGCGGCCTTTTCCAGCAATCTCTTCACTCTCTACCTGTTCTACGAGATCGTTTCCATCTTCACCTATCCCCTGGTCATGCATCACCAGGATAAAGAGGGCTACGCCGGGGCGCGCAAATACATCATCTACCTGATGTTCACCTCCAAGGCGTTTCTGCTGCCGGCCATGGCCCTGGTCTACGTGCTAACCGGCACGCTGGATTTCAACATGGCCGAGATCGCCGGCGGCATCTTCCCCGCCGAGGCCGACCGCCTGCTGGTGATCGTCGCCTATCTGCTGTGCCTGTTCGGCTTCGCCAAGGCCGGCATCATGCCCCTGCACAACTGGCTGCCCGACGCCATGGTGGCGCCCACCCCGGTCAGCGCCCTGCTCCATGCGGTGGTCGTGGTCAAGGTCGGGGTGTTCTCCATCTGCCGGGTGATGCTCTCCGCCTTCGGCGTCGATCTGCTCGACGTGACGGGGCTGGGCATGTTCACCGCCTATTTCGTGTCCTTCACCATCGTCGTCGCCTCGGTCATCGCCCTGACCCAGACCAATCTCAAGGCGCGTCTGGCCTACTCGACGGTGAGCCAGCTCTCCTACATCGTGCTGGGGGTGGCCATGCTCGCACCCCACGCCATCACCGGCGGGCTGCTGCACATCGCCAACCACGCCTTTGCCAAGATCACCCTGTTCTTCGCGGCCGGCGCCATCTATGTGGCCTCGGGCAAAAAGGACATCGAGGAACTCGGCGGTCTGGGCTGGCGCATGCCGGTGACCATGATCGCCTTTGGCCTGGCCTCGTTGAGCATGATCGGCGCGCCGCCGGTGAGCGGCTTTGTCAGCAAGTGGTATCTGGCCCTGGGGGCCATGGACGTGAACAGCCTGGTGCTGCTCGGCGTGCTGTTGATCAGCAGTCTGCTCAATGCCGGCTACTTCGTGCCGATTTTTCACAAGGCGTTTTTCGGCAAACCGCGCCCCGGCGACGAGGCGACGGGCAGTCTTGAACGGCAGCCCCTGGTGCTGCTGATGGTGGTGCCGCTGCTGATCACCGGACTCATCTCGGTGCTGATCGGCATCTGGCCCGATCTCTTCCTGAACACGATCAAGCTGATGGTGGGCTCATGA
- the nuoK gene encoding NADH-quinone oxidoreductase subunit NuoK: MMPSDSLTTYLIVGVFLLFVGLFGMIRHRSLIGMLISVELILAGAGLNFMAFNRFTAPDPAVGQAFTLFIMGIAAAEAAIVISLVIAVHRRFHSADPQAIDELRG; encoded by the coding sequence ATGATGCCGAGCGACTCTCTCACCACATATCTGATCGTCGGGGTCTTTTTGCTCTTCGTCGGCCTCTTCGGGATGATCCGGCACCGCTCGCTCATCGGCATGCTGATCAGCGTCGAGTTGATTCTGGCCGGCGCCGGACTCAACTTCATGGCCTTCAACCGCTTCACCGCGCCCGATCCGGCCGTCGGTCAGGCCTTCACCCTGTTCATCATGGGGATCGCCGCGGCTGAGGCCGCCATCGTCATCAGCCTCGTCATCGCCGTGCATCGGCGCTTCCACAGCGCCGATCCCCAGGCCATCGACGAGTTGCGCGGATAA
- a CDS encoding NADH-quinone oxidoreductase subunit J family protein: MSVFHYLAEAVFFGFIVLVFFGGLLTVLARFLMHAVLGLAVAFVGLAGLFFHLGSPFMAMMQILIYVGAVCVMLVFGIMVGQAPTRTEQLGRRGNNQFLAVSTCSLGFVLVTATLVRTRWIAVSERIGDFSLQHLGESFLHQFVLAFELISVVLLVAIIGALIIARKPQETLES, encoded by the coding sequence ATGAGTGTTTTTCACTATCTTGCCGAAGCGGTGTTTTTCGGCTTCATCGTGCTGGTGTTTTTCGGCGGCCTGCTCACGGTGCTGGCGCGCTTTCTGATGCACGCGGTGCTGGGGCTGGCGGTGGCTTTTGTCGGGCTCGCCGGGCTGTTCTTTCACCTCGGCTCGCCGTTCATGGCCATGATGCAGATTCTCATCTACGTCGGTGCGGTGTGCGTCATGCTGGTGTTCGGCATCATGGTCGGCCAGGCGCCGACGCGCACCGAACAGCTCGGTCGGCGCGGCAACAACCAGTTTCTCGCCGTCAGCACCTGCAGCCTGGGCTTTGTGCTGGTGACCGCCACCCTGGTGCGCACCCGCTGGATCGCCGTGAGCGAGCGCATCGGCGATTTCTCCTTGCAGCATTTGGGCGAGAGCTTCCTGCACCAGTTCGTTCTGGCCTTCGAACTCATTTCCGTCGTGCTGCTGGTTGCCATCATCGGGGCGCTCATCATCGCGCGCAAACCGCAGGAGACCCTTGAGTCATGA
- a CDS encoding NuoI/complex I 23 kDa subunit family protein, giving the protein MKAYFAEIFIGGKSLIVGMLITLREFFRPVVTVQYPRERLEISPNLRGHTILVRDEEKPQKHRCISCKMCERECPSNCISLQGEKREGVKGLVLVHYQLDFTKCSLCGTCVEVCPTDALDYSNEYRHVGFTREEFNYDLLRMVEKDQ; this is encoded by the coding sequence ATGAAAGCTTATTTCGCCGAGATATTCATCGGGGGCAAGAGCCTGATCGTCGGGATGCTCATCACGCTGCGCGAATTCTTTCGCCCGGTGGTCACCGTGCAGTACCCCCGCGAGCGGCTCGAGATCAGCCCCAACCTGCGCGGACACACCATTCTGGTGCGCGACGAGGAAAAGCCGCAAAAGCATCGCTGCATCTCCTGCAAGATGTGCGAGCGCGAGTGCCCCTCCAACTGCATCAGCCTGCAGGGTGAAAAGCGCGAGGGAGTCAAGGGCCTGGTGCTGGTGCACTATCAGCTCGATTTCACCAAGTGCAGCCTGTGCGGCACCTGCGTGGAGGTCTGCCCGACGGATGCTCTCGACTACTCCAATGAGTATCGCCACGTCGGTTTCACGCGCGAGGAGTTTAATTACGATCTGCTGCGTATGGTGGAGAAAGATCAATGA
- the nuoH gene encoding NADH-quinone oxidoreductase subunit NuoH encodes MNETSFLPELLRILFTVVCAIVIVFGNALVMGYLERKFAGRFQRRPGPMEVGWQGILQLAVDGVKLVGKQLLVPKHADKPLYLIAPILSFAPALLPLLVIPFSPKLQGRDLDIGLIFILAVVAINVLAILVAGWGSNNKYSMLGAMRSVAQNVAYEIPMLLTLLSVILVTNTFSLQGIIAAQEKIWFIFVMPVAFLIFFVATVAETNRAPFDLPEAESELTAGFMTEYSGMGFSLFFMAEYTYMFIACSLTVILFLGGWHGPPLPFAEYTSALWFFLKVYVLLILMIWIRWTFPRVRFDQLLNFCWKYLVPFSLVHLMVTAVVLKI; translated from the coding sequence ATGAATGAGACCTCTTTTCTGCCTGAATTGCTGCGCATCCTCTTCACCGTTGTCTGCGCCATCGTCATCGTTTTCGGCAACGCCCTGGTCATGGGGTATCTGGAGCGCAAGTTCGCCGGGCGCTTCCAGCGCCGCCCCGGCCCCATGGAGGTCGGCTGGCAGGGCATCCTGCAGTTGGCGGTCGACGGGGTCAAGCTGGTCGGCAAGCAGCTGCTGGTTCCGAAGCACGCCGATAAGCCGCTTTATCTCATCGCGCCGATCCTCTCCTTTGCTCCGGCGCTGCTGCCCCTGCTGGTGATTCCCTTCAGCCCCAAGCTCCAGGGGCGCGATCTGGATATCGGCCTGATCTTCATCCTGGCGGTGGTGGCCATCAACGTGCTGGCCATCCTCGTGGCCGGCTGGGGCTCCAACAACAAGTACTCCATGCTCGGCGCCATGCGTTCGGTGGCCCAGAACGTGGCCTATGAAATCCCCATGCTGCTCACCCTGCTGTCGGTCATCCTGGTGACCAACACCTTCAGCCTCCAGGGGATCATCGCCGCCCAGGAGAAAATCTGGTTCATCTTCGTCATGCCGGTGGCGTTTCTGATCTTCTTCGTGGCCACCGTCGCCGAGACCAATCGCGCGCCCTTCGACCTGCCGGAGGCCGAGAGCGAGCTGACCGCGGGTTTCATGACCGAGTACAGCGGCATGGGCTTCAGCCTGTTCTTCATGGCCGAATACACCTACATGTTCATCGCCTGCTCGCTCACCGTCATTCTGTTTCTGGGCGGCTGGCACGGGCCGCCGCTGCCCTTTGCCGAGTACACCTCGGCCCTGTGGTTTTTCCTCAAGGTCTATGTGCTGCTGATTCTCATGATCTGGATTCGCTGGACCTTCCCGCGGGTGCGTTTTGATCAGCTGCTCAATTTCTGCTGGAAATATCTGGTTCCCTTTTCCCTGGTCCACCTCATGGTGACCGCCGTGGTGCTCAAGATATGA